A single window of Nicotiana tomentosiformis chromosome 1, ASM39032v3, whole genome shotgun sequence DNA harbors:
- the LOC138907246 gene encoding uncharacterized protein, which yields MTSLTVLLRHSGKWDSESNYVDYSIEGILIKEYVSYNDLVASILKQLDIDLRSKSIKIEYKVDGNCTPMEIHNDMDYMVYVELKKVNREFGMYPLCIITIDKEVSVGGSLIQGDIVQIDEANQRWKFDTDDTLAIESVNSGEPIEVFELNTDLIISKTNQREVMAGQVYKDKATLKHVMENYAISERFKFRVDRSNAISYTLLCMSEDCEWRFKASSINKSQMFKVREFNDKHTCPLKDKVYEQHQASSSLIGGMIRSKLTNHKRKYTPKDIIDDVKSDFGVDGFDHCRPIVVVDGSHLKSYYTETFVSANTLNGAAYGVIDSENDAAWSWFFEQFKEAYSERENMCIVSYRNENIIKSVSRVYPEVPYFAYIWHLWNNIYKKFEKSHSKLSEIYFSMAKAYTQAEFDSLMVKVEKVDIRVKEYLELAGYKKWVRLYAPVNRGWTMTLNIAESINAALVSARELPIYDFLE from the exons ATGACAAGTTTAACCGTGCTACTGCGTCATTCTGGAAAGTGGGACAGTGAGAGCAACTATGTCGATTATTCGATTGAGGGGATACTGATAAAGGAGTATGTGTCGTACAATGATTTGGTTGCTTCAATTTTGAAACAACTCGACATAGATTTGCGCTCAAAGTCAATCAAAATCGAATACAAAGTAGATGGAAATTGCACGCCAATGGAAATACATAATGACATGGATTACATGGTATATGTAGAGTTAAAAAAAGTGAACAGAGAATTCGGGATGTATCCTTTGTGCATAATAACAATTGACAAAGAAGTTTCTGTTGGAGGTAGTTTAATTCAAGGTGACATTGTGCAAATTGACGAAGCAAATCAAAGGTGGAAATTTGATACAGATGACACACTTGCTATTGAGTCTGTCAATTCAGGAGAACCAATTGAGGTGTTCGAATTGAACACAGATTTGATTATTTCGAAAACTAATCAAAGAGAGGTTATGGCTGGGCAAGTATATAAGGATAAGGCTACATTGAAACATGTGATGGAGAATTATGCAATATCTGAAAGATTTAAATTCCGGGTTGATAGGTCTAATGCTATCAG CTATACATTATTATGTATGTCAGAGGATTGTGAATGGAGGTTTAAGGCTTCTAGCATTAACAAATCACAAATGTTCAAAGTGAGAGAGTTCAATGATAAGCATACATGTCCGTTGAAGGATAAGGTGTATGAGCAACATCAAGCAAGTAGTAGTCTTATCGGTGGTATGATTAGGTCCAAGCTTACTAATCATAAGAGGAAATACACCCCAAAGGATATAATTGATGATGTAAAATCAGATTTTGGTGTAGAT GGGTTCGATCATTGTAGACCCATTGTGGTTGTGGATGGAAGCCACCTAAAATCGTATTACACCGAGACATTCGTCTCGGCCAACACGTTGAATGGTGCAG CATATGGTGTTATTGATTCAGAGAACGATGCTGCTTGGTCGTGGTTTTTTGAGCAATTCAAGGAAGCATATAGTGAGAGGGAAAACATGTGCATCGTTTCATATAGGAATGAGAATATCATCAAATCTGTATCGAGAGTGTATCCAGAGGTACCATATTTTGCTTATATATGGCATCTATGGAACAACATATATAAGAAATTCGAAAAGAGTCATTCAAAGTTGAGTGAGATATACTTCTCAATGGCAAAAGCATACACACAGGCTGAATTTGACAGTCTAATGGTGAAGGTGGAGAAGGTAGATATTAGGGTGAAAGAATACTTGGAATTAGCTGGATACAAAAAGTGGGTTAGGTTGTATGCACCTGTTAACAGGGGATGGACCATGACGTTAAATATTGCTGAGTCAATCAATGCCGCACTTGTGTCAGCAAGGGAATTGCCAATATACGACTTCCTTGAATAA
- the LOC104090660 gene encoding uncharacterized protein At5g01610-like, translating into MSTTRQITVTLAFPLLVSLLTTLPPLITAAAVNGNSSLTAYDLLESYGFPVGILPKGITGYDLDKTTGRFNAYLNGSCSFSLEGSYQLRYKSRISGYIAKNKLTSLSGVSVKILFLWLNIVEVVKNGDNLEFSVGIASASFSLDNFLVCPQCGCGLDCNSNVKIQKIRSNHLVSSV; encoded by the coding sequence ATGTCTACTACTCGTCAAATCACCGTCACTCTCGCGTTCCCCCTCTTAGTCTCCCTCCTCACAACGCTACCGCCGTTAATCACCGCTGCCGCCGTCAACGGTAACTCTTCCCTCACCGCTTACGACCTACTCGAGTCTTACGGCTTCCCCGTCGGAATTCTCCCGAAAGGCATCACCGGCTACGATCTCGATAAAACCACCGGAAGATTTAACGCATACCTTAACGGCTCCTGCAGTTTCTCTCTAGAAGGTTCTTATCAACTGAGGTATAAATCAAGGATCAGTGGGTACATAGCTAAAAATAAGCTCACGAGCTTATCTGGTGTTagtgtaaaaatattatttttgtggctTAACATTGTGGAAGTCGTTAAAAATGGTGATAATCTTGAGTTTTCTGTTGGGATTGCTTCTGCAAGCTTTTCACTTGACAATTTCTTGGTTTGTCCACAATGTGGATGTGGACTGGACTGCAATAGTAATGTGAAAATTCAAAAGATTCGAAGCAATCATCTTGTCTCTTCGGTTTAG
- the LOC104090659 gene encoding protein SENESCENCE-ASSOCIATED GENE 21, mitochondrial-like, translating to MARSFSNTKVLSAFVSDSVSAFLSRRGYAAGSQGVVSGGAKGGVPRSNMMMNKSGEESVKTSWVPDPVTGYYRPEGVANEIDAAELRKMLLKHKPRNN from the exons ATGGCTCGCTCTTTCTCTAACACCAAGGTCCTTTCTGCTTTCGTCTCCGACTCTGTTTCTGCTTTTCTTAGCAG GCGTGGATACGCAGCGGGATCGCAAGGGGTGGTTTCGGGCGGTGCAAAAGGAGGAGTGCCAAGGAGCAACATGATGATGAATAAAAGTGGAGAGGAATCAGTGAAGACATCATGGGTGCCAGATCCAGTGACTGGTTACTATAGGCCAGAGGGAGTTGCCAATGAAATTGATGCTGCTGAGCTTCGAAAGATGCTCTTGAAGCACAAACCTAGAAACAACTGA